The nucleotide sequence GCTTCTTTACAGATCTGATTCTGGCCAACATTCAAGGGAGCAACCTCTGCATCCCGGGAATCCTCAGCCATCTCCTGCAATGGCTCCTGAAAAAGAAGATCATCATATAACGTTCCATCTCTTAAAAGAGCCTCTTCcctagtatcaaccatctcaggctCTATGGTCGGCAGGTGAGGCCTACTTGGGGGTGCTCTCACTGGGGGGTTCCCGGTTGGTGTGGacccgtgacagggccttttcagtggcagctcctcatttatggaatgcccttcctggtgaggtgtatctgtctccctcaggaagaatttgaaaacattcttgttCAGCCAGGCATTTGATGTCTGAAGCAGACTGTTCCTGAGATCACTGGCTGACAGAATGctttggagagaaaaaaatgttgctggtgtgtttgccaccctgggctcctttgggaggaaaggcagaatataaactgaaatcaccatcaccaccaccacagcccaggcagcatggccaatggtcagggataatgggagttgtccttcaaaacatctggaacgcACCCATTTGAGGAAGGTTGACCAACCCTATTAAAAATACTGGGGATTAAGCACTGAACCCTCACCTGCCACTCCCCTGCCCTGGCCGTCTGCTGGCTCATCAGGAAATCTTccgccagggccaccgcctgggaacacGTCTCCGGCCCACCTGCTCGGATCCAGCCCTGCAGTTCCGGTGGGAGGCtggccaggaactgctccaggatcagcagctccaggatctgctccttgCTGCGTCTCTCCGGCTTCAGCCACAGGTGACAAAGCTCCTGCAGCTGGCTGTAGACCCTTCGGGGGTCCTCAACCTCCTCACAGCAGAATTGCCTGAAGTGCTGGCGCTGAGCCTCCATCCTCAGGGCATCCCCTCGCAAGATGGCCGCCTTCACCTTCCCATAGTCCTCCCGATCTCCAGCTGCCAGGGTAATAAAGGTCTGTTCGGCTTCTCCGCTCAGGGCTGGCAGGAGCCGGGCTGCCCACTCTCCTCTAGGCCACTGGCAGGCTTTGGCCACTTGCTCAAAGGAGGCCAGGAAGGTCTTGGCATCATCCCAGGGAGCCGTCTCCAGTAACTGTGGATTCTGCCATGCCGAGTGAGGACCCTGCAGTGTCATCAGGAACTGCTGCCACTGGGCTTCCCAGCGCTGTGGCGTCCCTTTGCAAGGCTCCCATTTGATCCCCCGGGACACTCTCCATCCTGGTTGTTCCCTCATGCAGTCAGGTTGAACCACGCTGGAGAGCTTATGAAACCCTCCTTGCCCTTCTTCTAGTTCTGTACATGCAGTTTGGGGCTCCATCTTCCACCCGGGCTGCGAAACCCTGAATACGGAATATAGCTGGCAGAGGAATGGTCCCGCTGGCAGATTAATCCCAGTGAAAGCCTCTTTCTTCTTTCCCCCTCTTAAATTTCAGTTCTCATTAGTAACCCAAGAGGCTTCCTGCTCTTTCGGCTGGCATTATCTCATCACTGGCTGGTGATGGGAGTAACAAAAGATTTGACAGGAAAAGTGCAATTGCAGCAAAGATTAAGCACCAAATGAGACTGATAAGGGACCCCAGCAGACCCCAGATAGTTGTGGGTTGTCTGGCAAGATCCTGTTTCATTTACAAACCGATATGACACAGACGGTCCTCCATCAGCAGCAGCTCAAAAAAAAAGGACTTTTAAACAAAAACCTGTTGGTGGTCCTTTTCTTTAATTATGTCTTGTTGATGTGTTGTCTCTTTCTGTCCTCCACGTGATACCTGAAAAATAGAAATATGTACCATTTAAAAGTTATGGTACACCTTCAGCACATgacaaaagctgtacaatgaaggtgccaggcacacgtctgtggggagggagttccacagcttagggccgccacagagaatgcccattCCCgcgctgccaccacccctgaacttctgagggtggccagaactaccaaaagagccctctctgctgatcttaacatctgagaccgtctgtagagaaggaggcggcctttcagatatttggggcctaaggctgcaatccaatacacgtctactcagaagtaagctccactgggttcagtttGGCTTACTCACAGGTGTGTATTGTATGGcaacccaagtcatttagggctttaaacattagcATGAGCACCAtaaattggacccagaaacaaactggcaaccaatgcaactgttttagaacaggagttataCGAGCTCTAAAGGAAACCTTGGcctgtaatctggctgctgcattttggacaatctgaagtttccaaatcatctGCATGGGCAGACCCACGTAAAAGCGCATTGTGATGAAATATGCTAAATTGACctgtttgtattttgtatgtaCTGAATTGTGGTAGCCGATGGCTTTGAGCAGTAAAGATTCTGTCAATCAAAGATTCTtcccaatctagaagttaccagagtatggagtaCAAATCATCGTTGCCCAAAAGCTAGCATGTCATTTGGAGCCACAAACAGGCATGAGACAATTATTGTTTAAGTGCTTATTGGGGCTTTACTCCCTTAGAAGTGAGTTTAGGGTTCCAGCCTAAACTTTTAAGACATCTCAAAACATTTCTTGCATGTGCTGTATTTAattttggccccatctgcattatacatttaaagcagtactataCCACTTTATACAGACGCTGCTttctccgaaagaatcctgggaactgtagtttgtcaagggtgctgaaagctgttaggagactccctttTCCCTcagagggctacaattcccagagttccccgaGAAGACgaattcagggctgtggagtcggtacgccaaatcttcgactccgactcctctatttttctactgtccgactccaactccttcataaatggctaatgtatattaactagtaataacaaatttactgtagtaaaatggtaacgcaaggcatttcatcaccaccacgggaatcatcaggctagattgatagaatataaaatatatttatttgattaaaatttctgaacaagaaaactttcctaaattcctattaaAGTttttacagtagggctccgctttacggcgttccgctttacagcacttcgttcatgcggcggttttcaattagggaaaggccccgctcttacagcgcttgttccgctaatacggcaggttTTTTCCGTCGCGCACCATTTTGACGTCATCTTCAtgcgacgcagcccattatagtctatggggccccgcttcacggcgatttccactttacgtcgggggcctggtccctaacccgccatattagcggggccctactgtattttgaagccggagttggtacatttctaccgactccgactccacccaaaattgcttccgactctgactccacgactccaactccacagccctggacgaATTGGCTGTTAAACTGctctaagaattgtagctctgtgagggaaatgagAGTCTCCTCACAACTGTCAGCCCCTTTAACAAgctacagctcccaagattctttgggagaaagtcACAACTGCTTAAATGTATAGAGGAGATTGGACCTGATTTAGCAATCCATTCCAATATATATGTAGCCCAGTATAACtaaatataacaaaaatatatcatAAAGCACTCTGTgttatgttttttgttttgttttaagaaaaacACCAATAGCCCCTGAAACTccagaacagggatgggagaCTTTTGACCCTTCAGTTCCCTTCGGCTCtgaccagtggtcatgctggctgtggctgatgggagtgggagaCCAACAACAGCTgacattatcaataccttgccacagtcattaaccaaaatggagacaatagtcaagaaatcagaagaaggctaggactggcgagggcagctatgagagaactagaaaaggtcctcaaatgcaaagatgtatcactgaacactaaagtcaggatcattcagaccatggttttccagatctctatgtatggatgtgaaagttggacagtgaaaaaaacaggtaagagaaaaatcaactcatttgaaatgtggtgttgcaggagagctttgcgcataccatggactgcaaaaaagacaaataactgggggtttgaacaaattaaaccagaattatcactagaagctaaaatgatgaaactgaggttatcatactttggacacataatgagaagacatgattcattagaaaagacagtaatgctgggaaaaacagaagagtagaaaaagaggaagaccaaacatgaggccagtagcccatctagcccagcatcctggtctcacaagggccaaccagaggccccaaagggaagcccacaggcaggatctgagtgca is from Rhineura floridana isolate rRhiFlo1 chromosome 3, rRhiFlo1.hap2, whole genome shotgun sequence and encodes:
- the LOC133381204 gene encoding zinc finger protein 18-like isoform X7; translation: MEPQTACTELEEGQGGFHKLSSVVQPDCMREQPGWRVSRGIKWEPCKGTPQRWEAQWQQFLMTLQGPHSAWQNPQLLETAPWDDAKTFLASFEQVAKACQWPRGEWAARLLPALSGEAEQTFITLAAGDREDYGKVKAAILRGDALRMEAQRQHFRQFCCEEVEDPRRVYSQLQELCHLWLKPERRSKEQILELLILEQFLASLPPELQGWIRAGGPETCSQAVALAEDFLMSQQTARAGEWQEPLQEMAEDSRDAEVAPLNVGQNQICKEAKQISNGDLCLLGSGIQGPRDPNSLLPPEGEEMARPDQAEGPMNLEETGTSLHVVEQSLTQPGQQTMFWQVMQEEDRDTDSSEGLLVPQPDLTSHSEKAEEMFVQFPVENERFPSQDAGDEKGRNIKIEYSQQGETGLEETCGTSAEISQGNISLTAENRGQRYKAKFMKDQNECGEPAKGDEKRSRIKVDTSQQGEIGTTTELFQWTIPVTAAIRGQRCVEKRSRMNMDTSQQGEVMRGGA